In one Bordetella pertussis 18323 genomic region, the following are encoded:
- the alcA gene encoding alcaligin biosynthesis hydroxylase AlcA, translating into MNREIYDFVAIGIGPFNLSLASLSAPLRGVRTLFLDKKSGFDWHPGMLIETSTLQNPFLADLVSLADPRSEYSYLNYCKLTNRIYSYYMRENHYLSRAEYTRYCQWVAARLPNLRFGCDVQGVLHDPESHSYLVTGQHTMSGQRFMFRCRKLVLGLGSQPYLPACCDRRAAPFIHSADYLRHKYELQGRASITIVGSGQSAAEVFHDLLRESGRHDYSLAWITRSPRFFQMENTKLTLELISPDYTEYFHDLPEARRQEILTQQNSLYKGINASLINQIYDLLDEKVHDGDNRYTLLTNSELRACRYDPLQERFQLDFQHLDCDRPFSHATDGLVLATGYSHEIPACINPIHDRIAWNADGSYRIGRNYAIDHEGSEIFVQNTGLLSHGVTNPDLGFCCYRNSQILRELTGTEHYRIETRTALQEFSPPADGVLKHRPARRAERRPTVAARPLMDIHRATL; encoded by the coding sequence ATGAATCGTGAAATCTATGACTTCGTGGCTATCGGTATCGGACCTTTCAATCTCAGCCTGGCGAGCCTGTCTGCGCCCTTGCGAGGCGTGCGCACGCTCTTCCTGGACAAGAAATCCGGCTTTGATTGGCATCCAGGCATGCTGATCGAGACGTCCACTCTGCAAAACCCTTTTCTCGCCGATCTGGTCAGTTTGGCCGACCCACGCAGCGAATATAGCTATCTGAACTATTGCAAACTCACCAACCGCATTTATTCCTACTACATGCGCGAGAACCATTACCTGAGCCGCGCCGAGTACACCCGCTATTGCCAATGGGTAGCTGCACGCTTGCCGAACCTGCGTTTCGGCTGCGATGTACAGGGCGTACTGCACGATCCCGAAAGCCACAGCTATCTCGTCACCGGCCAACACACCATGTCCGGCCAGCGGTTCATGTTCCGCTGCCGCAAGCTGGTCCTGGGTCTTGGTTCCCAGCCCTATCTGCCAGCGTGCTGCGATCGACGTGCCGCGCCCTTCATCCATAGCGCGGACTATCTGCGCCATAAATACGAACTCCAGGGCCGCGCGTCAATCACCATAGTGGGCAGCGGACAAAGCGCGGCCGAAGTGTTCCATGATCTGCTCCGTGAGAGCGGGCGACATGATTACAGTCTGGCCTGGATCACTCGCTCTCCGCGCTTTTTCCAGATGGAGAACACAAAACTCACGCTGGAGCTGATATCGCCGGATTACACCGAATATTTCCATGATCTGCCCGAGGCACGCCGCCAGGAGATCCTGACTCAACAGAACAGCCTGTACAAAGGCATCAATGCCTCGCTGATCAACCAGATCTACGATCTTCTCGACGAGAAGGTCCATGATGGCGACAACCGCTATACGCTTCTGACCAACTCCGAACTACGCGCCTGCCGCTACGACCCGCTGCAGGAACGCTTTCAGCTGGACTTTCAGCATCTCGATTGCGACCGCCCTTTTAGCCACGCCACCGACGGACTGGTCCTGGCCACAGGCTATTCTCATGAGATCCCGGCCTGCATCAATCCCATTCACGACCGAATTGCCTGGAATGCCGACGGTAGCTACCGCATCGGACGTAATTACGCCATTGACCACGAGGGCAGCGAGATCTTCGTGCAGAACACCGGTTTGCTCAGCCATGGAGTGACGAATCCGGATCTGGGCTTCTGCTGCTATCGCAACTCACAGATCCTGCGTGAACTGACCGGCACGGAACATTACCGCATCGAGACACGAACCGCCTTGCAGGAGTTCTCTCCACCAGCAGACGGCGTGCTCAAGCACCGTCCGGCCCGGCGAGCCGAACGGAGGCCCACGGTTGCAGCCCGACCCTTGATGGACATCCACCGCGCCACACTCTGA
- the alcB gene encoding alcaligin biosynthesis acetyltransferase AlcB codes for MMTMMATFLDVIDQKARSHYDEGKGLALRSLDPEADAAQLQQWFSMDYARFWSMQDSSVHQVRDFYTALCSSGHAGAWLGLHHGRAAFLVECYDPARDQVGEHYCVRPGDLGMHLLIAPPTEHIPGFSRAVFALVMRFMFDRLHAARVVVEPDVNNTKIHALNLSMGFVYAGLARFREKTASLAFCTRAQFEQAQRQELTQ; via the coding sequence ATGATGACGATGATGGCAACGTTCCTGGACGTGATCGACCAAAAAGCCCGCTCCCACTATGACGAAGGCAAGGGATTGGCGTTACGTTCGCTCGACCCCGAGGCGGACGCAGCCCAGCTGCAGCAATGGTTTTCCATGGACTATGCCCGCTTCTGGTCCATGCAAGACTCTAGCGTGCACCAGGTGCGCGACTTCTACACTGCGTTGTGCTCCAGTGGACACGCCGGAGCCTGGCTGGGCCTGCACCATGGCCGTGCGGCCTTTCTGGTGGAATGCTATGACCCGGCTCGCGACCAAGTCGGCGAGCACTACTGCGTGCGCCCAGGCGACCTGGGCATGCATCTTCTCATCGCCCCCCCGACCGAGCACATTCCCGGTTTCAGCCGTGCGGTGTTCGCGCTCGTCATGCGCTTCATGTTCGACCGCCTCCATGCGGCCCGTGTCGTCGTGGAACCCGACGTGAACAACACCAAGATCCATGCATTGAATCTATCCATGGGCTTCGTCTATGCCGGGCTGGCGCGCTTTCGGGAAAAGACGGCAAGTCTTGCCTTCTGCACGCGCGCCCAATTCGAGCAAGCCCAACGCCAGGAGTTGACGCAATGA
- the alcC gene encoding alcaligin biosynthesis protein AlcC, with protein sequence MSRTTPPHPAEIVAHLQPEIWNKVNRLLVRKAISEYAHEWLLEPQRLGSGETPGFERFRLTLADGAQYDFDAQVMAMRHWRIPPESIVKTVAGVPAPLDALQFVIEIRDKLGLPVDRLPIYMDEITSTLHGSAYKHGRTTLGAAALARADYQTIETSMIEGHPSFVANNGRLGFDAEDYHGYAPEAATPVRLMWLAVHKDNAHFSCLSDMDYDSLMSEELGESAVTDFAARLREQGLHPADYYFMPAHPWQWFNKLSLAFAPYVAQRKIVCLGYGEEQYLAQQSIRTFFNISRPGKRYVKTSLSILNMGFMRGLSPYYMAGTPAINEYIHDLISADPWLRANGFRILREVASMGFRNYYYEAAIDTDTPYKKMFSALWRENPLTLIAPGQNLMTMAALLHVDPQGRALLPELIQASGLDAGTWLERYVDAYLTPLIHCFYAHDLVFMPHGENVILVIQDGVPVRAFMKDIAEESSILNPQVRLPQAAQRLAADVPEAYKLLTIFVDVFEGYFRHLTQILVETELMPEHDFWRLVAGRIAAYQQAHPQRLDKYRRYDLFAPDMIHSCLNRLQLANNLQMVNLADPIGSFQMAPNLPNPIACFRPSWLGSGEALQTLTAA encoded by the coding sequence ATGAGCCGCACCACCCCTCCTCATCCCGCCGAGATCGTTGCTCATCTGCAGCCGGAAATCTGGAACAAGGTCAATCGCCTGCTGGTGCGCAAGGCGATATCCGAATATGCACATGAGTGGCTGCTCGAACCTCAGCGACTCGGTTCGGGCGAAACGCCGGGATTTGAACGCTTTCGCCTGACACTGGCTGACGGCGCGCAATATGACTTTGACGCTCAGGTCATGGCCATGCGCCATTGGCGTATTCCGCCTGAATCCATCGTAAAGACCGTGGCCGGGGTTCCGGCGCCGCTGGATGCCCTGCAGTTCGTGATAGAGATCCGGGACAAACTCGGCTTGCCGGTGGACCGTCTGCCCATCTATATGGACGAAATCACCAGCACTCTACACGGCAGCGCCTATAAACATGGCCGGACGACGCTTGGCGCCGCGGCATTGGCACGAGCCGACTACCAGACCATAGAAACATCGATGATCGAGGGCCACCCCAGCTTCGTGGCCAACAATGGCCGCCTTGGCTTTGATGCCGAGGATTACCATGGCTACGCGCCCGAAGCTGCCACGCCGGTGCGCTTGATGTGGTTGGCGGTTCACAAGGACAACGCGCATTTTTCCTGCTTGTCCGACATGGACTACGACAGCCTGATGAGCGAGGAGTTGGGTGAGTCCGCTGTAACCGATTTCGCCGCCCGACTGCGCGAGCAGGGCCTGCATCCCGCGGACTACTACTTCATGCCCGCCCACCCATGGCAATGGTTCAACAAGCTGTCCCTGGCTTTTGCCCCCTACGTCGCCCAGCGCAAAATCGTCTGCCTGGGGTACGGCGAGGAGCAATACCTCGCTCAGCAGTCCATCCGCACCTTTTTCAACATCAGCCGACCCGGCAAGCGCTATGTGAAGACCTCGCTGTCCATTCTCAACATGGGATTCATGCGCGGCCTGTCACCCTACTACATGGCAGGTACGCCAGCCATCAACGAATACATCCATGACCTGATATCGGCCGATCCGTGGCTGCGCGCCAATGGTTTCAGAATTCTGCGCGAAGTCGCCTCGATGGGCTTTCGCAACTACTACTACGAAGCCGCCATCGATACGGACACACCGTACAAGAAGATGTTCTCGGCGCTTTGGCGCGAGAACCCCCTGACGCTGATCGCTCCCGGACAAAATCTCATGACCATGGCTGCGCTGCTGCATGTGGACCCACAAGGCCGGGCTTTGCTTCCCGAATTGATACAGGCTTCAGGACTGGATGCAGGGACTTGGCTGGAGCGCTATGTGGACGCTTATCTGACTCCACTGATCCATTGTTTCTATGCTCATGACCTGGTTTTCATGCCGCACGGTGAAAACGTGATTCTCGTCATCCAGGATGGCGTACCTGTGCGCGCCTTCATGAAGGACATCGCGGAAGAGTCTTCCATCCTCAATCCGCAGGTCAGGCTTCCGCAGGCGGCTCAGCGCCTGGCCGCCGATGTGCCGGAGGCCTATAAGCTGCTGACGATTTTCGTGGATGTCTTCGAGGGCTATTTCCGCCATCTGACCCAGATCCTGGTTGAGACGGAACTGATGCCGGAACATGATTTCTGGCGGCTAGTGGCTGGGCGCATCGCCGCTTATCAGCAAGCGCATCCGCAACGGCTCGACAAGTATCGGCGCTACGACTTGTTTGCGCCCGACATGATCCATTCGTGCCTGAACCGCCTGCAATTGGCCAACAATCTGCAGATGGTCAACCTGGCCGATCCCATTGGCAGTTTCCAAATGGCCCCCAATCTGCCCAACCCTATCGCCTGCTTCCGTCCGTCGTGGCTGGGTAGCGGCGAAGCCCTGCAGACGCTGACGGCCGCATGA
- the alcD gene encoding alcaligin biosynthesis protein AlcD has translation MSWDIAAQTGADVAQDINRTACSDLDALLALAGSLVPGLDGRIGPVSGDIRPGADNRATLRTLQDWWRLRHPEAGSHYLALRCWGLLIWQPIYLGVIAVHCSDIAPDLDRLGQPVRDGFIAGYILERHEPLRGCLEQRKQAVAAQLRRICATYFRELSQLLRLSPRAAACMQADCVLSALLAARANEDKAAVAWAHEQAADWLDRLGIAGHSGYLVYARAGRPVLALDRQVCCHHFRRHDGDYCSTCPKLPPAERIARIEADEAAA, from the coding sequence ATGAGCTGGGACATTGCCGCCCAGACCGGCGCCGACGTGGCCCAAGACATCAATCGGACCGCCTGCTCGGACCTGGATGCTCTGCTCGCCCTGGCTGGTTCCCTGGTGCCCGGGCTCGATGGACGCATCGGTCCGGTCTCCGGCGATATCCGGCCGGGCGCCGACAATCGGGCTACGCTGCGGACGCTGCAAGACTGGTGGCGCCTGCGCCATCCCGAAGCTGGCTCGCATTATCTGGCGCTACGTTGCTGGGGCCTGCTGATCTGGCAGCCGATTTACCTGGGTGTAATCGCGGTGCATTGCAGCGACATTGCTCCGGATCTGGATCGCCTCGGCCAGCCGGTGCGCGATGGTTTCATCGCGGGCTACATTCTCGAACGCCACGAGCCGTTACGCGGTTGTCTGGAACAGCGCAAGCAGGCAGTTGCCGCTCAGCTACGCCGAATCTGCGCGACCTATTTTCGGGAGCTCTCCCAACTGTTGCGCCTGAGCCCGCGCGCCGCGGCGTGCATGCAGGCGGACTGCGTGCTATCCGCTCTGCTAGCCGCCCGTGCCAATGAGGACAAGGCCGCCGTGGCCTGGGCGCATGAGCAGGCGGCCGACTGGCTGGATCGCCTGGGAATCGCCGGCCACAGCGGCTATCTGGTTTATGCGCGCGCCGGCCGGCCCGTCCTGGCGCTTGACCGCCAGGTCTGCTGCCACCATTTCCGCCGCCACGACGGCGACTATTGCAGTACTTGCCCCAAATTGCCCCCCGCCGAGCGTATCGCGCGCATCGAGGCGGACGAGGCGGCAGCCTGA
- the alcE gene encoding alcaligin biosynthesis hydroxylase AlcE: MTDIASLAQLQQALSPLHARAYFDEALFVREQEILFRQSALYVGHEKSVPEPGDWRRLPQDDGSRILVRNGNEVALLSNVCRHRQAVMLGPIAGGEAMKGNLSVTGGNIVCPLHRWTYDGQGRILGAPHFPSTPCLNLSRFPLHNCHGLLFEGPRDPLKDLDVLFRRPEFDFSDYVLDHVEVHRCNYNWKTFIEVYLEDYHVGPFHPGLGRFVTCADLSWEFGAQYSLQKVGVHDSLEQPGTEVYRGWHDNLMRYRGGRTPDFGAIWVTYFPTHMIELYPHVLVLSTLYPKGPQETLNIAEFYYPEEIALFERDFVQAQRAAYMETAVEDDEIGERMDAGRLALLRRGVSDSGPYQSPMEDGMLHFHEWYLSNMGEQLGDSAAPHVASTQRPMPFRS, from the coding sequence ATGACGGATATCGCCAGCCTGGCGCAGTTGCAGCAAGCGCTCAGCCCTCTGCACGCACGGGCCTATTTTGATGAAGCCCTCTTCGTGCGAGAACAGGAAATCCTGTTCCGACAATCTGCGTTATATGTCGGGCATGAGAAGAGCGTGCCCGAGCCGGGCGACTGGCGTCGCTTGCCGCAGGACGACGGCAGTCGCATCCTCGTGCGCAATGGAAATGAAGTGGCACTGCTGTCGAATGTCTGCCGCCATCGCCAGGCCGTCATGCTAGGCCCGATTGCAGGCGGCGAGGCCATGAAGGGCAATCTGTCAGTCACGGGAGGCAACATCGTCTGCCCGTTGCACCGCTGGACTTACGACGGCCAGGGCCGGATTCTAGGCGCCCCCCACTTTCCCAGTACGCCCTGCCTGAATCTGTCGCGCTTCCCCCTGCATAACTGCCATGGGCTACTGTTCGAAGGCCCACGCGATCCATTGAAAGACCTCGACGTGCTTTTCCGCCGACCCGAATTCGATTTCTCCGACTATGTGCTGGACCACGTCGAAGTACATCGATGCAATTACAACTGGAAGACTTTCATCGAAGTCTATCTGGAGGACTATCACGTGGGCCCTTTCCATCCGGGCCTTGGACGCTTTGTCACCTGCGCCGACCTGTCCTGGGAGTTCGGCGCGCAATACAGTCTCCAGAAGGTGGGCGTGCACGACTCACTGGAACAACCCGGTACCGAGGTCTATCGCGGCTGGCATGACAATCTCATGCGCTACCGGGGCGGGAGGACCCCGGATTTCGGAGCCATCTGGGTAACCTACTTCCCCACCCACATGATTGAGCTCTACCCGCATGTGCTGGTGCTCTCGACGCTCTATCCCAAGGGGCCGCAAGAGACTTTGAACATCGCGGAGTTCTACTATCCGGAGGAAATTGCGCTGTTCGAGCGTGATTTCGTACAGGCCCAACGCGCTGCCTACATGGAGACGGCGGTCGAAGACGATGAAATCGGTGAGCGCATGGACGCCGGACGCCTGGCGCTGCTGCGCCGCGGCGTTTCCGACAGCGGCCCCTATCAATCACCCATGGAAGACGGCATGTTGCATTTCCATGAGTGGTACCTGAGCAACATGGGAGAGCAGCTTGGTGACAGCGCCGCGCCGCATGTCGCATCGACCCAACGGCCCATGCCATTTCGCTCATGA
- the alcR gene encoding alcaligin siderophore biosynthesis transcriptional regulator AlcR has protein sequence MTQPTLPPPPRTRFTVSDFNRMGGSVGFNYRLPGQEGGGAGIENLCIAEGRVEECEIRPGITLIVSDVHVYHHYESTSVMTPRFSAIVMLQGQARARLDKQDDVRLAAQSGLNALYGDTVAMTGVHPAGQRLRSVNLSVTAPEAADDEYTSEIIWKLMQSSAPRLRRWPVPHHLLLSIEHLLECDWDLPLRNMVREGVGTQLLAHALAALQHAPVTHRGLTQRDRQLLERVRERLHEAPGEDHTLDDLARLACMSPSTLRAKFHAVYHRSVFSWLRERRLEVAREQLARGWSVQQAAHFVGYRHATNFATAFRERYGVAPSQLG, from the coding sequence ATGACACAACCGACGCTCCCCCCACCGCCCCGCACCCGATTCACGGTCTCGGACTTCAACCGCATGGGCGGGTCGGTCGGCTTCAATTACCGCTTGCCCGGCCAGGAAGGCGGGGGCGCCGGCATTGAGAACCTTTGCATCGCCGAGGGCCGTGTGGAGGAATGTGAGATCCGCCCCGGCATCACCCTGATCGTCTCCGACGTGCATGTGTATCATCATTACGAATCGACGTCCGTCATGACGCCGCGCTTTTCAGCCATCGTTATGCTCCAGGGCCAGGCCCGGGCTCGGCTGGACAAGCAGGACGACGTGCGCCTGGCCGCTCAGAGCGGCCTCAATGCGCTATATGGCGATACCGTCGCCATGACGGGCGTTCATCCGGCCGGCCAGCGTCTGCGCAGCGTCAATCTCTCCGTGACGGCCCCTGAAGCGGCCGACGATGAGTACACCAGCGAAATCATATGGAAACTCATGCAGTCCTCGGCGCCCAGGCTGCGCCGCTGGCCGGTGCCGCACCATTTGCTGCTATCCATTGAGCATCTGCTGGAATGCGACTGGGATCTACCTCTACGCAATATGGTGCGTGAAGGCGTGGGCACGCAACTGCTGGCCCACGCCTTGGCTGCGCTGCAACACGCCCCTGTGACCCACCGCGGCCTGACCCAGCGGGATCGCCAGCTTCTGGAGAGGGTGCGCGAGCGCCTGCACGAGGCGCCCGGCGAAGACCATACTCTGGATGACCTGGCGCGACTGGCCTGCATGAGTCCAAGCACGCTGCGTGCAAAGTTCCATGCCGTGTATCACCGTTCGGTATTCAGCTGGCTGCGCGAACGCCGCCTGGAGGTTGCCCGCGAACAATTGGCTCGGGGTTGGAGCGTACAGCAGGCGGCGCACTTCGTCGGCTACCGCCACGCGACCAATTTCGCCACGGCGTTTCGCGAACGCTACGGCGTCGCGCCCAGTCAACTCGGTTAG
- the bcr gene encoding alcaligin export MFS transporter Bcr, which yields MSRAASAPSYSLMMVMLGLLSCVAPASIDAYLPAFGALQREFGVPQETVQLTLGVYMFCYAAMLLLHGTLSDSLGRRRVVLGALGFYVWGALLATAAPGFGWLLAARALQGLSAGAGVVVGQAIIRDCYQGAAAQRSMSYLILVFNLSPALAPVIGGQLAVHHGWRSIFFMLGLLAATALTLCAWRLPETLAPAKRQTLSLRGLAAGYREVLRNGNFTAPGLAFSLVFAAQGLLIGAAPDFIANVLDLPETNFAYLFVPLVAGAMTGAAIAARHAGRWRDTRIIGLAYLLMNGSCLAYAIYFWTALSPALPWAVLPPALFTCGLAMSVPAMTLHILESVPALSGTGASVLGFMQMLAFSIASGWGVPLTYGQPSVLALAMLACVTASALAWAWLQHLSRISAKVQAH from the coding sequence ATGAGCCGCGCCGCGTCGGCCCCCTCATATTCGCTCATGATGGTAATGCTGGGGCTGCTGTCCTGCGTCGCACCCGCCAGCATCGACGCCTACCTGCCAGCCTTCGGCGCGCTGCAACGCGAGTTCGGCGTACCCCAGGAAACCGTGCAACTCACGCTCGGCGTATACATGTTCTGCTATGCGGCGATGCTCTTGCTGCACGGAACACTGTCTGACTCTCTGGGCAGGCGTCGCGTTGTGCTGGGCGCCCTGGGCTTCTATGTTTGGGGCGCCCTGCTTGCCACGGCCGCACCCGGTTTTGGCTGGCTGCTGGCGGCCCGGGCCCTGCAGGGACTGTCCGCCGGCGCCGGGGTCGTGGTAGGACAGGCCATCATCCGCGATTGCTATCAGGGCGCAGCGGCACAACGCAGCATGTCTTATCTGATCCTGGTGTTCAATCTATCGCCCGCGCTCGCGCCCGTCATCGGAGGTCAATTGGCCGTCCATCATGGTTGGCGTTCGATCTTCTTCATGTTGGGGCTTCTGGCCGCCACTGCCCTGACCCTATGCGCCTGGCGCCTACCAGAAACGCTCGCGCCCGCCAAGCGCCAAACGCTCTCCTTGCGGGGTCTGGCCGCGGGCTATCGTGAGGTGTTGCGCAATGGAAATTTCACCGCGCCCGGCCTGGCGTTCAGCCTGGTCTTCGCCGCACAGGGCCTGCTGATCGGTGCGGCGCCGGATTTCATCGCCAATGTGCTCGATCTGCCCGAAACCAACTTTGCCTATCTATTCGTCCCTCTGGTGGCCGGCGCGATGACCGGGGCCGCGATCGCGGCGCGGCATGCCGGACGTTGGCGCGATACACGGATCATCGGACTGGCCTATCTGCTCATGAACGGTAGTTGCCTCGCCTACGCCATCTATTTTTGGACCGCCTTGTCGCCGGCACTGCCCTGGGCGGTGCTGCCCCCCGCTTTATTCACCTGCGGATTGGCCATGTCGGTGCCTGCCATGACGTTGCACATCCTGGAGTCTGTGCCCGCGCTCTCCGGCACAGGGGCCTCGGTGCTGGGTTTCATGCAGATGCTGGCCTTTTCGATAGCCAGCGGCTGGGGCGTACCGCTGACCTATGGGCAGCCCTCGGTCCTGGCCCTGGCCATGCTGGCCTGCGTGACGGCAAGCGCGCTGGCCTGGGCGTGGTTGCAGCATTTATCGAGAATATCGGCCAAGGTCCAGGCACACTGA
- the fauA gene encoding TonB-dependent alcaligin siderophore receptor FauA, translating into MPDPAHFSPAHSRRLRFFAHVLHLLGALFTQHALAQEARTGNDIAQLPAISVTGREISDLTEGTNAYTTEAMSTATGLTLSPRETPQSVSVVTRQQIEDQGLTDTGAILATAPGISVTRSDSNRYSFSARGFTIDNFQFDGLVSPILSQWNYGSTDMDAAIYDHVEIVRGATGLMTGSGNPSAAVNFVRKRPLREFAATFNASVGSWDYVRGDADISVPITEDGRIRSRLVAAYSQGDSYVHFLDTRRRTFYGVVSADLTPDTVLTTSVEYQHNHSNGFGSGFPLFYSDGSRTDFNRSVANNAPWARQDTEATTYFVDLTHRFTNDWKLRAAYSHTDGRYLMKHVYRGGYPDRHTGIIAAPPAFSNYDGNLDRDDIHFSLSAPFEAFGLRHEVALGWMSIDNHSDIQRYAMVGPAPAIGSFFDWRRAHIQEPSWADTLSPADDVRTKQTGAYLVGRFALAEPLHLIVGDRWSDWKTKQMYFGSRREYRIKNQFTPYAGLTYDINDTYTAYASYTEIFQPQNARDTSGGILPPIKGKSYELGLKAAYLEGRLNTSAALFQTRQDNLAQVIPGSSIPGFPNMQASRAASGAKVEGIDLEASGQILPDWNIGASYTHFTTKDASGNPINTNHPRSLFKLYTTYRLPGALHRLTVGGGVDWQSRMYQAAASPRGNVEVEQDSYALVSLMARFDFNKKLSATLNVNNLFDKKYYDQIGFYSQGWWGAPRNVMLNLRAQY; encoded by the coding sequence ATGCCAGATCCCGCTCACTTCTCCCCGGCGCATTCGCGCCGTTTGCGTTTCTTTGCCCACGTTCTGCACCTGCTCGGCGCACTCTTTACCCAGCACGCCCTGGCCCAGGAAGCGCGAACGGGGAACGATATCGCTCAGTTGCCCGCCATAAGCGTCACGGGTCGTGAGATTTCCGACCTCACCGAGGGTACAAACGCCTACACAACCGAGGCCATGAGCACGGCCACGGGCCTGACACTCTCGCCACGCGAAACACCACAATCCGTCAGTGTGGTCACCCGACAGCAGATCGAGGATCAGGGCCTCACCGACACCGGCGCCATCCTGGCGACCGCGCCAGGGATTTCCGTCACGCGCAGCGACAGCAACCGCTATTCATTCTCGGCCCGCGGCTTCACCATCGACAACTTCCAGTTTGACGGCCTGGTATCGCCCATCCTGAGCCAATGGAACTATGGTTCGACCGATATGGACGCCGCCATCTACGATCACGTGGAAATCGTACGTGGCGCCACAGGCCTGATGACAGGCTCGGGCAATCCTTCAGCCGCCGTGAACTTCGTGCGCAAGCGTCCCTTGCGTGAGTTCGCGGCTACGTTCAATGCGAGTGTCGGCAGCTGGGACTATGTGCGCGGCGATGCCGACATCTCCGTGCCCATCACGGAAGACGGCAGAATACGGTCACGCTTGGTGGCCGCCTACAGTCAGGGCGACAGCTATGTGCACTTTTTAGATACGCGCCGGCGCACATTCTATGGCGTGGTCAGCGCCGATCTGACGCCGGATACGGTGCTGACGACCAGCGTGGAGTACCAGCACAACCACAGCAATGGGTTTGGCAGCGGCTTTCCGCTGTTCTATAGCGACGGTTCGCGCACCGATTTCAACCGCTCGGTGGCCAACAACGCTCCCTGGGCCCGGCAGGATACCGAAGCCACCACCTATTTCGTGGACCTCACGCACCGCTTCACCAATGACTGGAAGCTGCGCGCGGCCTATAGCCACACTGATGGCCGCTATCTCATGAAACATGTGTACCGGGGCGGCTACCCCGATCGCCATACTGGCATCATCGCTGCCCCCCCTGCATTTTCCAACTACGACGGCAACCTCGATCGGGATGACATCCATTTTTCCTTGTCCGCTCCTTTCGAGGCCTTCGGCCTGCGCCACGAAGTTGCCCTGGGCTGGATGAGCATCGACAACCATAGCGACATCCAGCGATACGCAATGGTCGGACCGGCCCCAGCCATCGGCAGCTTCTTCGACTGGCGCCGCGCCCACATCCAAGAGCCCAGCTGGGCCGACACGCTGTCGCCCGCCGACGACGTGCGCACCAAGCAGACCGGCGCCTATCTGGTCGGCCGGTTTGCACTAGCCGAACCCCTGCACCTCATCGTGGGCGACCGTTGGAGCGACTGGAAAACCAAACAGATGTATTTTGGCTCGCGCCGCGAATACAGGATCAAGAATCAGTTCACCCCCTATGCCGGTCTGACCTACGACATCAACGACACCTACACGGCGTACGCCAGCTATACGGAGATCTTCCAGCCGCAGAACGCGCGCGACACCAGCGGCGGCATTCTTCCTCCCATCAAAGGCAAGAGCTATGAGCTGGGTCTGAAGGCAGCCTATCTGGAGGGACGGCTCAATACCTCCGCCGCGCTCTTTCAGACGCGGCAGGATAACCTGGCCCAGGTCATCCCGGGCTCATCCATTCCGGGCTTTCCGAACATGCAGGCCTCACGTGCCGCCTCCGGCGCCAAGGTCGAGGGGATAGACCTGGAGGCCAGCGGCCAGATCCTGCCCGACTGGAACATCGGCGCCAGCTATACACACTTCACCACCAAGGACGCCAGCGGCAACCCCATCAACACCAATCATCCGCGCAGCCTGTTCAAGCTCTACACCACGTACCGCCTGCCGGGCGCCCTGCACCGGCTTACCGTGGGCGGCGGCGTTGACTGGCAAAGTCGCATGTACCAGGCCGCAGCCAGTCCGCGCGGCAATGTCGAAGTCGAACAGGACAGCTACGCACTCGTGAGCCTCATGGCGCGCTTCGACTTTAACAAAAAACTGTCGGCAACACTGAACGTGAACAATCTGTTCGACAAAAAGTACTACGATCAGATCGGCTTCTACAGCCAGGGTTGGTGGGGTGCGCCACGCAATGTAATGCTCAACTTGCGGGCGCAGTATTGA